From Labeo rohita strain BAU-BD-2019 chromosome 18, IGBB_LRoh.1.0, whole genome shotgun sequence, the proteins below share one genomic window:
- the LOC127180472 gene encoding dynein regulatory complex protein 9-like: MNTKKQEITELQTKRNVIQERIQELSMKCKHMEEVIIEDRMTKERLRAQLEKEQREGDAATRIQAWWRGILVRRGLRSPKKADKSKSKAGKKAKKGKKRNDD; the protein is encoded by the exons atgaatacgAAGAAGCAAGAGATCACTGAGCTGCAGACTAAAAGAAACGTTATCCAGGAACGAATTCAAGAGCTGTCCATGAAG TGCAAACACATGGAGGAGGTGATCATTGAGGACAGGATGACGAAGGAACGTTTGCGTGCGCAGCTGGAGAAGGAGCAGAGGGAGGGCGATGCAGCAACTAGG ATCCAGGCCTGGTGGCGGGGGATTCTTGTACGTAGAGGACTACGTTCTCCTAAGAAAGCAGATAAATCCAAGTCTAAAGCTggcaaaaaagccaaaaaaggcaaaaaaagaaatgatgaCTGA